In a single window of the Williamwhitmania sp. genome:
- a CDS encoding ATP-binding protein, whose product MNFEYKVEGGDFARAGYASSQIKKVLKQLNVDVKIVKRVVVCLYEAEVNIVAHAFRGTIFANIDTKKIVMRLIDEGPGIPNIPLAMQKGFSTASPEVREMGFGAGMGLPNIDFNADKFEITSEVGSGTTLEITILLNSQEA is encoded by the coding sequence ATGAACTTTGAATATAAGGTTGAGGGGGGAGATTTTGCCCGCGCTGGTTACGCTTCAAGCCAAATAAAAAAGGTTTTGAAGCAGTTGAATGTGGATGTAAAAATTGTGAAGCGGGTGGTGGTATGCTTGTACGAAGCGGAGGTAAATATTGTCGCTCATGCATTCAGGGGAACCATTTTTGCCAACATTGATACCAAAAAGATTGTAATGAGGCTAATAGATGAAGGTCCTGGGATTCCTAATATTCCTCTTGCTATGCAGAAGGGTTTTTCCACTGCCTCTCCGGAAGTTCGGGAGATGGGTTTTGGTGCAGGAATGGGGCTTCCCAATATTGATTTTAACGCCGACAAGTTTGAAATTACCAGCGAGGTAGGTAGTGGAACTACGCTGGAAATAACCATATTATTAAACAGCCAAGAGGCATAG